From a region of the Janthinobacterium sp. 61 genome:
- the purE gene encoding 5-(carboxyamino)imidazole ribonucleotide mutase gives MSEHKLNPKPLVGVIMGSSSDWEVMQNAVAILKQFGVPYEAQVISAHRMPDEMYAYAKSARARGLRAIIAGAGGAAHLPGMVAAMTIVPVLGVPVPSKYLRGEDSMLSILQMPKGVPVATFAIGEAGAANAALTAVAMLAANDDALADQLEAFRATQTAAAKAMVLPE, from the coding sequence ATGAGTGAGCACAAGTTGAACCCCAAGCCGCTGGTTGGCGTCATCATGGGCTCGTCCTCGGACTGGGAAGTGATGCAGAATGCGGTTGCCATCCTGAAACAGTTTGGCGTGCCGTACGAGGCGCAAGTCATTTCCGCGCACCGCATGCCCGACGAGATGTATGCGTACGCGAAAAGCGCGCGCGCGCGCGGCTTGCGCGCCATCATCGCCGGCGCCGGTGGCGCGGCCCACCTGCCTGGCATGGTGGCGGCGATGACCATCGTGCCCGTGCTGGGCGTGCCCGTGCCGTCGAAATACCTGCGCGGCGAAGATTCCATGCTGTCCATCCTGCAAATGCCCAAGGGCGTTCCGGTAGCCACCTTCGCCATCGGCGAAGCGGGCGCGGCGAATGCAGCGCTGACGGCGGTGGCGATGCTTGCCGCCAATGACGACGCCCTGGCCGACCAGCTGGAAGCCTTCCGTGCCACGCAAACGGCCGCCGCCAAGGCCATGGTCTTGCCTGAATAA